ACAGACGAAATGCCAAAATTTAATGGTAGTGAATTTGGTTTTAGGGACTATATCCAAAAAAACCTCAATTATCCGAAAGATGCTTACGAAAAAGGCATACAGGGTAGAGTTTTCATAAAATTTGTTGTAAACCAAAATGGTGATGTCTGCAATGTCAAATTGGCTAAAGGATGCCATCCTCTATTGGATAATGAAGGCTTACGCGTTGTATCTTCTTCTCCAAAATGGACTCCTGGCAAGGCAAATGGCAAAAATGTTGCGGTTCAGTTCACTTTCCCGATAGTATTTTCTATTCAGAAATAATACGGTACTATTCATATAAAAAATAGTCAAAAGCGTCCATCCATTACTGGATAAAGAATCTGTGCGGATTGCATCA
The window above is part of the Bacteroidales bacterium genome. Proteins encoded here:
- a CDS encoding energy transducer TonB, whose protein sequence is TDEMPKFNGSEFGFRDYIQKNLNYPKDAYEKGIQGRVFIKFVVNQNGDVCNVKLAKGCHPLLDNEGLRVVSSSPKWTPGKANGKNVAVQFTFPIVFSIQK